The following proteins are co-located in the Candidatus Planktophila lacus genome:
- a CDS encoding phosphatase PAP2 family protein translates to MQAVLDSRRAQMVRAARWSAALFAGFLLITHQVIINGPLIEIDKWIHDLERPEFRGVSGFIIRRLDDLGLRGVTATALLIAAFYIARRFKTWRPLNLAILSLISLNLVVGLFKFGLGRTKPKVGIDLLHFGGMSYPSGHASNALLTWGVLAYLIYRYAHVDRYRGRLASAGVATISLTVCIVSLVRDTHWFSDLLGGLFIGASLLVLVIAVDRYYPSNSQLS, encoded by the coding sequence ATGCAGGCAGTCCTTGATTCGCGTCGCGCCCAGATGGTGCGCGCTGCGCGCTGGTCTGCAGCGCTATTTGCTGGATTTCTCCTAATTACTCATCAAGTAATCATTAATGGGCCGCTAATTGAAATCGACAAATGGATCCATGATCTAGAGCGTCCAGAATTTCGTGGAGTAAGTGGATTCATTATTCGCAGATTAGATGACCTTGGTTTGCGTGGCGTTACTGCTACCGCACTTCTTATCGCCGCTTTCTACATTGCGCGGAGATTTAAAACCTGGCGTCCACTGAATTTGGCAATTCTTTCGTTGATCTCTCTTAACTTAGTTGTAGGTCTATTTAAATTTGGCCTAGGTCGCACCAAGCCAAAGGTTGGAATCGATCTACTTCACTTCGGCGGAATGTCATACCCAAGTGGCCATGCCTCAAATGCACTTCTTACTTGGGGAGTCCTTGCATATTTAATTTATCGCTATGCCCACGTCGATCGTTATCGCGGCCGTCTGGCTAGCGCAGGCGTTGCCACAATTAGTTTGACCGTTTGCATAGTCTCTTTAGTCCGCGACACTCATTGGTTCTCGGATCTACTCGGCGGTTTATTCATCGGCGCATCTCTCTTGGTTTTGGT